Genomic segment of Candidatus Effluviviaceae Genus I sp.:
GGGCGCCATCCGGGAGGCCGTCGACGTCGCCGAGCGCAACGCGGAGCTCGACATCGGCCGGGTCGTGGTCTCGGTGGACGGGGAGCACGTCAGGTGCCTCGACAGCCGCGGCGTCATCGCGGTGTCCCGCGCCGGCGGCGAGATCACGCGCTCCGAGATCGACTCCGTGCTCGAAGCGGCCCGGACGCTCGCGCTGCCCGTCGGGCGGGTCGTCGTCGAGGTCGCGCCGCAGGAGTTCTTCGTCGACGGACAGAGCGGCGTGCGGGACCCCATCGGGATGTCCGGCGTGCGGCTCGGGTCCAAGGTCCACGTGGTCACGGCGTCGCAGCAGGCCGTCGACAACGCCCTCAGGGCGGTCAGGAAGGCCGGGCTCAGGGCGTCTGGCGTCGCGCTCAAGCCTCTCGCCGCCGCCGCGGCGACGCTCACGGACGACGAGAAGGACCTGGGCGTGCTCTGCCTGCACCTCTCGGGCGGCACGACCGGCCTCGTGCTCTACCACGACGGCGCGGTTCGCCACGCGGCCGTCGTCGGGTGGGGCTCGGCGAGCATCACGAGCGACATCGCCGTCGGGCTCCGCGTGCCTGTCCAGAAGGCCGAGCTGCTCAAGCGCGAACGCGGGTGGGCGAAGGTCTCGATGGCCGACGAGTCGCCGCTCGAGATTCCCAGCACGGGCGGCCGGCCCCCGAGGCAGAGCTCGTCGCAGATGCTCGCCGCGATCATCGAGCCGAGGGCGCGCGAGCTTCTCGAGATGGCGATGCAGGAGGTGAAGGGAACGGACTACTGGGGCCGGATGCTCGCCGGCGTCGTTCTCACGGGCGGCGGGGCGAAGCTCCGGGGGATCGCCGAGGTCGTCGAGGAGGTGTTCGCGTGTCCCGCGCGGATCGGTCTTCCCGACAGAGCGTCGGGGAAGTTCGAGGCCATCGGGGACCCCGCGTACGCAGCGGCGGTCGGGATCGTGTCGTCGGTGGCGGCCCCAGCGAGCGCAGGCAGGGCGCTTCGCGACAGGCCCCTTGCGGGAACGGTTCAGAAGGTGCGCCAGTGGGTTGACAGCCTGCTCTAGCGGGTCGGCTGCTGTCCCGGGCGCGCCGCGCCCGGCCTTCAAGAGGGAAGAGACACATGAAGCTCCAGCTCGAGTTCGAGACCGAAGCAAGCGCGAGGATCAAGGTGGTGGGCGTGGGTGGTGCCGGCGGGAACGCCGTGAACCGCATGATCGAGTCGGCCTTCACGGGCGTGGACTTCGTGGCGGTCAACACGGACGCGCAGGCGCTCGAGTGCTCGCTCGCTCCGCACCGCGTCCAGATCGGCCGGCAGCTCACGCACGGGCTCGGCTCGGGCGGCAACCCCGACGTCGGCCGGAAGGCGGTCGAGGAGGACGCCGAGCAGGTCGCCGGCGTGCTGCGCGGGGCGGACATGGTGTTTGTCGCTGCGGGCATGGGGGGCGGCACGGGAACGGGAGCCGGTCCGGTCGTGGCGAACATGGCGAAGAAGCTCGGCGCGCTCGTCGTGGCCGTCGTGACCAAGCCCTTCCTCTTCGAGGGGCAGTACCGGATGCGCCAGGCCGCCGACGGGCTCGCCGCGATGAAGCAGGAGGTGGACACGGCGATCGTCATTCCGAACCAGCGTCTCCTCGCCGTCGCGAGCAAGACGACGCCCATCCGCGAGGCGTTCCGCATCGCCGACGACGTCCTTCTGCGCGCGACGAAGGGCGTGACCGACCTCGTCACCGTCCCCGGTCTTGTGAACCTGGACTTCGCCGACGTTCGCTCCGTGATGACCGGCATGGGGGACGCCGTGATGGGCACGGGCGTGAGCGGCGGGAAGAACCGGGCCGTCGAGGCCGCGCAGTTCGCCATCGCGAGCCCGCTTCTCGAGGACGTGAGCATCGCCGGGGCCAAGGGCGTGCTCGTGAACGTCACGGGCGGCGCCGATCTCACGCTGCACGAGATCAACGAGGCCGCGACGGTGATCAACGACGCGATCGGGGCGGAGACGAACATGATCTTCGGCGCCGTCCTCGACGAGAGCATGAAGGACCAGCTCATGATCACCGTCATCGCCACGGGCATCGGCGGCCAGACGAAGCGCCGCGAGGCCGAGGCGCCGCGCGAGAAGAAGGCCGAGACCGGCAGGCTCGTGCCTCGCCACCCGGCGCCCGAGCAGCCGCCGCGCGGGCGCACGGAGCGGCAGCCGGAGCGGGAGCCCGGGATCGGCGATCCGACGCCCGGTCTTGCGTGCGCGAGGGAGTCCGGACCGCGCAGGAGCACGAGACGCGACCTCGAGATCCCGACCTTCCTCAGACGCCAGATGGACTAGCCGGCTACCGCGGCGAGGCGCGGCCGTCAGAACGGAGAACGACCATGTCCCTCTTCACAAAGCTCTTCGGGCTGGGGGAGAGCGACCACTACAACAAGGGGATCGAGTACTACAACCGCGGGGAGTACGACAAGGCGGTCGTGGAGTTCGAGGAGGTCATCGCCACGATCAAGGACAAGTCGGACCCCTACTACCAGCTCGGCGTCTTCTACGCCGCCGAGACGCACGCGCATCTCGGGTTCGCCTTCTACAAGAAGGGCGACCTCGCGCAGGCCGAGGAGCAGTTCCGGAAGGCCATCGAGGAGAACCCGCGCTACCCGGACCTCCACTACCATCTCGGCGTCATCTGCGAGAGGGATGGGAGGTTCGACGAAGCGGTCGCGGCGCTGAACGCGGCGCTCACGATCAACCCCGACTACATGGAGGCCTATTGCTATCTTGCGATCGCGCTGAGCGAGGCCGGCAAGCACGCCGAGGCCGCCCAGGCCTTCGAGCAGGCCGCCGCCCACGGGCTCAAAGTGCCCATGCCGGGGGCGCACCGGATCGCGGAGGCAAGCCAGAAATACCTCCACCCTCCTTTCGAGGAGCTCCGCGGCGCGGCCCTCGGCAAGGAGGAGTTCCGCGATCTTGTCAATGAGGCGATCACGGCCTACAACGACGGCAGGACCGAACAGGCCATCGCCGGGTTCGAGAAGGCCGTCGAGCTCAGGCAGCGCTATCCCGACATCCGCTGCAGGCTCGCCATCGCCTACGGCAAGGTCGGGCGGTACGAGGACGCCATCCGGCAGCTCGACGGCGCCGTCGAAGCCAACCAGAGCTACGTCGAGGCGCTCCTGTTCAAGGGCGTCTACAGCCTCAAGCTCGGCCGGCACCGCGAGGCCTGTGAGGCGCTCAAGCGGGGCGTCGAGCTTCGGCCCGACTACTGGGACCTTCGGTGCTACCTTGGGATCGCGTACTTCAAGCGCGGCATGCTCGAGGAGGCGGCGCGCGAGCTGGCGAAGGTGACCTCAGCGAGCCCGCGGTACGCCCTCGCGCACTACTACCTCGGCATGGCCACGCTCTCGATGGGGAGGACCGACGAGGCGGTGCGGTCGTTCCGCGTCGCGTTCGAGGACCCCAAACTCTCCGGAGAGCTCCAGCGGGAGTCCGCCGACATTCTGCTGGAAGTGGGCGACTACGGCTCGGCGATCGAGCGCTACCGGGCGGCGCTGTTCCAGAACCCCGGCTACGCCGACCTTCACTGCGGGCTCGGCGTGGCGCACATGGCGCGGTCGGAGCACGTCGAGGCGGAGAAGGCGTTCGAGGAGGCCGTGTCAATCAACCCGGGGTACGCCGAGGCGCACCTGCACCTCGGCAGGGTGAAGATGCATCTCGGCAAGGAGGCCGAGGCGACCGAGCACCTCGAGAAGGCCATCGCGCTCAGGCCCGGCTACGCCGACCTCCACAGGGAGCTCGCGGGACGCTACATCGCAGGGGAGCGCTACAACGAGGCGATCTCCGAGCTCGAGAAGGCCATCTCGATCAACGCCAACTACGTCGAGGCGCGGCTCATTCTCGGCCTCACCTACAGGCGCGTCGACCGCCCTGAGGAAGCCGACACGCAGTTCCGTGAGGTCCTGAGGCTCGACGCGAGGAACCCCATCGCCCGCGCCGAGCTGTCCGACCTCACGCCCCTCGAGTGGCAGCTGCGGAAGCTCCACGCGTGAGCGGGAAGGGGCGGCCCAGCGGAAGGGGCCGGGCCCGCGCCGCGCTCCCGGTCGAGCGGTGGCTCGGCCCGCGCCCCGGCAGGCCCGCGCCGGCCGACGCGCTGTCCGTCGTCGTCGTGTCCCCGACGGCATACTCCCTTGCCATGAGCAGCCTGGGCTTCCAGACCGCCGTCTCGGCGTTCTGCGCGGAGCCCGGCGTCCGCTGCGAGCGGGCATTCCTCCAGGCGTCTGATCCGCGGTCGTACGAGGCCGGCAGCGCGCTCCGGCGCTTCGACGTCGTCGCCTTCTCGGTCTCCTTCGAGCGCGACTTCCTCGCGGTCGCGGCCTGCCTGGCCGCGGCGGGCATCCCGCTTCGCGCGCGCGACCGAGGGGACCGCGACCCGCTGGTCGTCATGGGCGGCATCTGCGCCTTCCTGAACCCCGAGCCCGTCGCCGAACTCATGGACGCCGTCCTTATCGGCGACGCACGCGCGCTCGTGCCGCCCTTCGTCGAGGCGGCGTCGGCCGGCCGCGGCGCGCCGCGGGCCGACCGTCTCACGGCGCTCTCCCGCGCCCCCGGGGTCTACGTGCCCTCCCTCTACGAGGTGGTCCGGGACGGTCCAGTCGTCACCGGCTTTCGTGCGGCCCGCGGCGCGCCGCTGCCCGTGCGGGCGGCGCTCGCCCGGGACGCGCTCGCGGAGAGCACGGTCCTGTCGGACGGCGCGCTCTTTGAGAACATGTTCCTCATCGAGACGGCGCGGGGTTGCGCGCGCGGCTGCAGATTCTGCGCGGCCGGCCACGTGCTCACGCCCCGGCGCTCGAGGGGGGCCGCGGAGGTCATCGATGCGGTTCGGAGGGCGTCGGCCGACGCGGCGAGGGCGGGACTTGTCGCGGCCGCCCTCGGGGACCACCCGGGCCTCAGGGAGATCCTCCGGACGATGTGCGAGCTCGGGTGCGAGGCGAACGTGTCGTCGCTGAGGACCGAAGCGGTGGACGGAGACCTTGCGGCGCTTCTCGTCCGCGCCGGCGTGCGGACGGCGACCATGGCGCCCGAGGCCGGCACGGAGGCGCTGCGCGAGATCGCCGGGAAGCGGATGCCGGACGAGGTGCTGCTCCGCGCGGCGCGCGACCTCGGCGCGGCCGGGATGCGGCGGCTCAAGCTCTACTTCATGGTGGGGCTTCCCGGGGAACGCGAGGAAGACGTGCGGGCCATCCCTCCGCTCGTGCGCGCGGTCCAGGGCGAGTTCGCGGCCGGTCGGCGTGCTGCGCCGGTCTCGGTCGGCGTGTCGGCGTTCGTTCCGAAGCCGAGGACGCCGTTCCAGTGGCTCGCCATGGCCGGCGAGCGCGACGTGCGCGCGAAGCTCGCGTTCCTCAGGCGGTCGCTCGCGGCGCGTCCGCGCGTCGGGTTCTCATGCGAGGGACCTCGCGAGTCTCAAGTGGAGGGCGTGCTCGCGCGCGGCGGGCGCGAGGTCGCCGCGGCGGTCGAGCTCGCGGGGGCCGAGGGCGTTCCCTGGAAGGCGGCGCTCGCCCGCGCCGGCGTGGACCCGGACCTCACCGTCGGGCGCGAACGCGCCGACGATGAGGTCTTTCCCTGGGAGATCGTCGAGGTCGGGACGCCGCGCGCGCAGCTTCTCGCCTCGCTGGCCGCGGCGCGCGATCTCATGCGCCGCCGCCCGCCGGGCGCTCAGTGAGCGTCCGCCATCTCCCGGATCGTCCCCAGCAGGTCGGGCAGTGAGTAGGGCTTCTGGAGGAACCTGAAGCCCCTCTCGCAGATGGCGGGCCACTGCGCCTTCTGGTCGGTGTACCCGCTGGCCAGGAGGATCTGGATGCCGGGCTTCCTGGCCGTGATGTCGGTGACCAGCCCCACGCCGCTGCGGTCGGGGAGGACCACGTCGCTGAAGACGATGTCGAAGTTGCCGCCCTCGGCGTCGAAGAGCGCGATGGCCTGTTCGGCGCGACCCGCTTCGTACACCGTGTAGCCGCTCTCCCGCAGGGCCCTGCTCGCGAACTCGCGCACCGCGTCCTCGTCCTCGACGAGGAGGATGCGCTCGCCGTGCCCCTTCGCGTCGCCGGGCGCCCCGGCGTGAGCCTCA
This window contains:
- the ftsA gene encoding cell division protein FtsA; translation: MKRSEIVVGVDLGSTRIKVVAADVSARGLPEILGVGEAPSDGIDAGAIVNIERAAGAIREAVDVAERNAELDIGRVVVSVDGEHVRCLDSRGVIAVSRAGGEITRSEIDSVLEAARTLALPVGRVVVEVAPQEFFVDGQSGVRDPIGMSGVRLGSKVHVVTASQQAVDNALRAVRKAGLRASGVALKPLAAAAATLTDDEKDLGVLCLHLSGGTTGLVLYHDGAVRHAAVVGWGSASITSDIAVGLRVPVQKAELLKRERGWAKVSMADESPLEIPSTGGRPPRQSSSQMLAAIIEPRARELLEMAMQEVKGTDYWGRMLAGVVLTGGGAKLRGIAEVVEEVFACPARIGLPDRASGKFEAIGDPAYAAAVGIVSSVAAPASAGRALRDRPLAGTVQKVRQWVDSLL
- the ftsZ gene encoding cell division protein FtsZ, producing MKLQLEFETEASARIKVVGVGGAGGNAVNRMIESAFTGVDFVAVNTDAQALECSLAPHRVQIGRQLTHGLGSGGNPDVGRKAVEEDAEQVAGVLRGADMVFVAAGMGGGTGTGAGPVVANMAKKLGALVVAVVTKPFLFEGQYRMRQAADGLAAMKQEVDTAIVIPNQRLLAVASKTTPIREAFRIADDVLLRATKGVTDLVTVPGLVNLDFADVRSVMTGMGDAVMGTGVSGGKNRAVEAAQFAIASPLLEDVSIAGAKGVLVNVTGGADLTLHEINEAATVINDAIGAETNMIFGAVLDESMKDQLMITVIATGIGGQTKRREAEAPREKKAETGRLVPRHPAPEQPPRGRTERQPEREPGIGDPTPGLACARESGPRRSTRRDLEIPTFLRRQMD
- a CDS encoding tetratricopeptide repeat protein, translated to MSLFTKLFGLGESDHYNKGIEYYNRGEYDKAVVEFEEVIATIKDKSDPYYQLGVFYAAETHAHLGFAFYKKGDLAQAEEQFRKAIEENPRYPDLHYHLGVICERDGRFDEAVAALNAALTINPDYMEAYCYLAIALSEAGKHAEAAQAFEQAAAHGLKVPMPGAHRIAEASQKYLHPPFEELRGAALGKEEFRDLVNEAITAYNDGRTEQAIAGFEKAVELRQRYPDIRCRLAIAYGKVGRYEDAIRQLDGAVEANQSYVEALLFKGVYSLKLGRHREACEALKRGVELRPDYWDLRCYLGIAYFKRGMLEEAARELAKVTSASPRYALAHYYLGMATLSMGRTDEAVRSFRVAFEDPKLSGELQRESADILLEVGDYGSAIERYRAALFQNPGYADLHCGLGVAHMARSEHVEAEKAFEEAVSINPGYAEAHLHLGRVKMHLGKEAEATEHLEKAIALRPGYADLHRELAGRYIAGERYNEAISELEKAISINANYVEARLILGLTYRRVDRPEEADTQFREVLRLDARNPIARAELSDLTPLEWQLRKLHA
- a CDS encoding radical SAM protein, with product MSGKGRPSGRGRARAALPVERWLGPRPGRPAPADALSVVVVSPTAYSLAMSSLGFQTAVSAFCAEPGVRCERAFLQASDPRSYEAGSALRRFDVVAFSVSFERDFLAVAACLAAAGIPLRARDRGDRDPLVVMGGICAFLNPEPVAELMDAVLIGDARALVPPFVEAASAGRGAPRADRLTALSRAPGVYVPSLYEVVRDGPVVTGFRAARGAPLPVRAALARDALAESTVLSDGALFENMFLIETARGCARGCRFCAAGHVLTPRRSRGAAEVIDAVRRASADAARAGLVAAALGDHPGLREILRTMCELGCEANVSSLRTEAVDGDLAALLVRAGVRTATMAPEAGTEALREIAGKRMPDEVLLRAARDLGAAGMRRLKLYFMVGLPGEREEDVRAIPPLVRAVQGEFAAGRRAAPVSVGVSAFVPKPRTPFQWLAMAGERDVRAKLAFLRRSLAARPRVGFSCEGPRESQVEGVLARGGREVAAAVELAGAEGVPWKAALARAGVDPDLTVGRERADDEVFPWEIVEVGTPRAQLLASLAAARDLMRRRPPGAQ